The sequence below is a genomic window from Acidobacteriota bacterium.
CGATGCATCTTCGCGGGTCAAAGTGCGAGCCCTTTTCGGCGATATCAAAGTTAGAGTTACAAGCAAGGTTTACTATTACCCTGATGTATTGGTTTCTTGGGAGGAAACCCCGGACGATCCATACTTTCGAAACAACCCAATACTCATCGTTGAGGTAACTCGCCTTCGACCAAAAGATCGATCGCCGCGAAAAGCTTCTTTCTACCAGCAGATGCCGAGCGTTCAGGAATATGTGGTTGTCGACCAGCACAAGATGAACGTTGAGGTCCATCGCCGTCAGCCAAATGGCGGTTGGATAACTTATTATTTCAATGAAAAGAGCGATATTGTCGAGCTAGCCTCAGTCGATCTAACCATTCCCCTTCCGGATCTTTACCGCCGGGTTCAGTTTGATAAAAATGCAAAGACGAGACGAAGACGACGACTAACGAAAAATTCTTCACCGCCCCACTTATAATCATTTTCGTTACGATCTTTGTTGATCTGATCGGATTTGGAATGGTGATCCCGATCCTGCCCTACTACGCGAATACCGATCCATACAATGCGACACCTCTACAGATCGGGTTTCTGGTCGCGACCTATTCACTAATGCAGTTTTTCTTTTCGCCGATCCTGGGCCGATTATCGGATCGGTACGGACGGCGTCCGGTGCTTTTTATCAGCATATTAGGTTCGGCGGCCGGTTATTTTGTCATAGGTTTTGCAGGCACATTACTACTTGTTTTTGTTGGCCGGATCATTGGCGGGATAACAGGCGGGAATATTTCGACCGCGCAGGCATATATAGCCGACGTTACGTCCAAGGAGA
It includes:
- a CDS encoding Uma2 family endonuclease translates to MVSWEETPDDPYFRNNPILIVEVTRLRPKDRSPRKASFYQQMPSVQEYVVVDQHKMNVEVHRRQPNGGWITYYFNEKSDIVELASVDLTIPLPDLYRRVQFDKNAKTRRRRRLTKNSSPPHL
- a CDS encoding MFS transporter → MVIPILPYYANTDPYNATPLQIGFLVATYSLMQFFFSPILGRLSDRYGRRPVLFISILGSAAGYFVIGFAGTLLLVFVGRIIGGITGGNISTAQAYIADVTSKENRAKGMGLFGGVLGLALFSGLPVRGSSANMASTYHFSSLPAFLSSTQLSSILFFPNR
- a CDS encoding Uma2 family endonuclease; translation: MRTISKEKVSPIRHEFVDGEVYAMAGGSDNHNRIVGEIVTTLSMHLRGSKCEPFSAISKLELQARFTITLMYWFLGRKPRTIHTFETTQYSSLR